One genomic region from Balaenoptera musculus isolate JJ_BM4_2016_0621 chromosome X, mBalMus1.pri.v3, whole genome shotgun sequence encodes:
- the UBQLN2 gene encoding ubiquilin-2: protein MAENGESSGPPRPSRGSPAAQGPASAPAEPKIIKVTVKTPKEKEEFAVPENSSVQQFKEAISKRFKSQTDQLVLIFAGKILKDQDTLIQHGIHDGLTVHLVIKSQNRPQGQSTQPSNAAGTNTTTASTPRSNSTPISTNSNPFGLGSLGGLAGLSSLGLSSTNFSELQNQMQQQLLSSPEMMIQIMENPFVQSMLSNPDLMRQLIMANPQMQQLIQRNPEISHLLNNPDIMRQTLEIARNPAMMQEMMRNQDLALSNLESIPGGYNALRRMYTDIQEPMLNAAQEQFGGNPFASVGSSSSSGEGTQPSRTENRDPLPNPWAPPPATQSSATTSTTTSSGSGSGTSSSSATGNTVAAANYVASIFSTPGMQSLLQQITENPQLIQNMLSAPYMRSMMQSLTQNPDLAAQMMLNSPVFTANPQLQEQMRPQLPAFLQQMQNPDTLSAMSNPRAMQALMQIQQGLQTLATEAPGLIPSFTPGVGVGVLGTAIGPVGPVTPIGPIGPIVPFTPIGPIGPIGPTGPAGPPGSTGSGAPPGPTVSSSAPSETTSPTSESGPNQQFIQQMVQALAGANPPQLPNPEVRFQQQLEQLNAMGFLNREANLQALIATGGDINAAIERLLGSQPS from the coding sequence ATGGCTGAGAACGGCGAGAGCAGCGGCCCCCCGCGCCCCTCCCGCGGCTCTCCTGCGGCCCaaggccctgcctctgccccggCGGAGCCCAAAATTATCAAAGTCACTGTGAAGACCCCCAAAGAGAAAGAGGAGTTCGCAGTGCCCGAGAACAGCTCAGTCCAGCAGTTTAAGGAAGCGATTTCGAAACGCTTCAAATCCCAAACGGATCAGCTAGTGCTGATTTTTGCcggaaaaatcttaaaagatcaAGATACCTTGATTCAGCATGGCATCCATGATGGACTGACTGTTCATCTTGTCATCAAAAGCCAGAACCGACCTCAGGGCCAGTCCACCCAGCCTAGTAATGCCGCGGGAACTAATACTACCACCGCGTCGACTCCCAGGAGTAACTCCACACCTATTTCCACAAATAGCAACCCGTTTGGGTTGGGGAGCCTGGGAGGACTTGCAGGCCTTAGCAGCCTGGGCTTGAGCTCGACcaacttctctgagctccagaaCCAGATGCAGCAGCAGCTCCTGTCCAGCCCTGAGATGATGATCCAAATCATGGAAAATCCCTTTGTTCAGAGCATGCTTTCGAATCCTGATCTGATGAGGCAGCTCATTATGGCCAATCCACAGATGCAACAATTGATTCAGAGAAACCCAGAAATCAGTCACCTGCTCAACAACCCAGATATAATGAGGCAGACCCTCGAAATCGCCAGGAATCCAGCTATGATGCAAGAAATGATGAGAAATCAAGACCTGGCTCTCAGCAATCTTGAAAGCATCCCAGGTGGCTACAATGCTTTACGGCGCATGTACACTGACATTCAAGAACCCATGCTGAATGCCGCACAAGAGCAGTTTGGGGGTAATCCGTTTGCCTCGGTGGGGAGCAGTTCCTCCTCTGGGGAAGGTACGCAGCCTTCCCGCACAGAAAATCGCGATCCACTACCCAATCCGTGGGCGCCACCACCGGCTACCCAGAGTTCTGCGACCACCAGCACAACAACGAGCAGTGGCAGTGGATCTGGCACTAGCTCTAGCAGTGCTACGGGGAACACAGTGGCTGCAGCTAATTATGTCGCCAGCATCTTCAGCACCCCAGGAATGCAGAGCTTGCTGCAACAGATAACTGAAAACCCCCAGCTGATCCAGAATATGCTGTCTGCACCCTATATGAGAAGCATGATGCAGTCGCTGACCCAGAATCCAGATTTGGCTGCACAGATGATGCTGAATAGCCCTGTGTTTACTGCAAATCCTCAGCTTCAGGAGCAGATGCGTCCACAGCTCCCTGCTTTCCTGCAGCAGATGCAAAATCCAGACACACTCTCAGCCATGTCGAACCCAAGAGCAATGCAGGCTTTAATGCAGATCCAGCAGGGGCTACAGACATTAGCCACTGAAGCACCTGGCCTCATTCCAAGCTTCACTCCAGGTGTCGGGGTGGGGGTGCTGGGAACAGCTATAGGCCCTGTAGGCCCAGTCACACCCATAGGCCCCATTGGCCCCATAGTCCCGTTTACTCCCATAGGCCCCATTGGACCCATAGGACCCACTGGCCCTGCAGGTCCCCCTGGCTCCACTGGCTCAGGCGCCCCCCCTGGGCCCACTGTATCTAGCTCTGCACCCAGTGAAACTACGAGCCCAACATCGGAATCTGGACCCAACCAGCAGTTCATTCAGCAAATGGTGCAGGCTCTGGCTGGAGCAAATCCTCCGCAGCTGCCGAATCCAGAAGTCAGATTTCAACAACAACTGGAACAGCTCAACGCAATGGGGTTCTTAAACCGGGAAGCAAACTTGCAGGCTCTAATAGCAACAGGAGGCGACATCAACGCAGCCATTGAGAGGCTGCTGGGTTCCCAGCCATCGTAA